In the Bacillus sp. HSf4 genome, GAGAATGTTTCTGCCGGCGGGACTGATTCTTTCCGCCGTTATCAGCCTGCTGATGGGGTTTGTTCCGTTCTTTACCTCATCCATCGCCATTATGTTTATCATGCTGTTTTTAAATGGCTGGTTTCAGGGAATGGGATGGCCGCCATCAGGACGCGTCCTTGTTCACTGGTTTAGTGTCAGTGAAAGGGGAAATAAAACGGCGATCTGGAATGTCGCCCACAATGTCGGCGGAGGGCTGATGGCGCCAATCGCCGTCGCAGGCGTGGCTGCCTTCTCCGGAATCGCGGGGAACTCTGTGACAGGCTATGAAGGGGTCTTTATTCTGCCGGCACTCGTCGCCATTGTCGTTGCCTTGATTAGTTACCTGCTGATTCGCGACACTCCGCAATCGGTCGGGTTGCCGCCGATCGAAGAATATCGCAATGATTATTCAAGCAAAGAGAAAAAAACGTTTGAAACGGAATTATCGACAAAAGACATCCTTTTCAAATATGTGCTCAATAACAAATGGGTATGGGCTATCGCGCTCGCAAACATTTTTGTCTACTTCGTCCGCTACGGCGTCTTAGACTGGGCGCCGACCTATTTAAGCGAAGAAAAAGGATTTGATATGAGCAAATCCAGTGTCGCCTATTTTCTGTATGAGTGGGCAGGCATTCCGGGCACCCTGCTTTGCGGCTGGATTTCGGATAAATGGTTTAAGGGGCGCCGGGGGCCTGCTGGCTTTGTCTTTATGCTCGGGGTATTGATCGCCGTGCTTGTCTACTGGTTCAATCCGGCGGGCAATCCGATGATCGACATGGCTTCATTAATTGCCATCGGCTTCCTCATCTACGGCCCGGTCATGCTGATCGGTCTGCAGGCGCTTGACTTTGTTCCGAAAAAAGCCGCCGGGACTGCGGCAGGATTAACCGGCCTGTTCGGCTACTTGGGCGGAACCCTGACAGCAAACGCCTTAATGGGGGTTATCGTTGATGCATCCGGCTGGGATGCGGGATTCACTCTGCTCACAGCTTCATGCGCCATTGCGGCCATCATCTTCGCCATGACTTGGAATGTAAGGGGTCAAGAAGTCGTCAAACATTAATTTCACAAAAAAAGATCCGTCTCTAAACTCCTGAGACGGATCTTCTTTGTGATTTCCATGGTTTTTATGGTTTATTCATGCTATTTAAGACAACCAATTTAAGTCAGTTCGTGTTTTGTTCCTTGTGGACTTGCCGTTCTCCCCATGGACCATATCTTTTTCTTGGAACAGTCATTTTGTCGTAAGGATCAGTCACCGGTGACAGCAGCAGCCCCGGTACACCCAGCCGATAAAAAACGAAAGCAATGACTGCTCATTGTTTCCTTCTGGGATGTTCTGCTGAATACGAGCAAAGTAAAATGAACAATAGATTCAGCTTCATAAGGGCGGGGGTGAGAGTATGGCAGTTGAAAGCGCAATCCAACTCATGCTTATTTTCGGCATTTTGATTGTGGCCACCATGTCATCAGACAAAAAAAGTAAGACCGTCCTGGCCGCTAAACGAAGACGATCTTACTTTCAGGCTGAAGCTGACTCCTTTACAGGAGCTATTCTATTGTCGATCGGTTAGATGTTCCCGCTACTATAATGCTCAGGAGCATATTCAATATATAAGGTTCAAAAACAAAATTAGGCTGTCGTGAATTTTAGAAAACCGGTCAGCCGTTTTAGGCCATCACTTTGCATATATCATTCGTAAACTCGACAGGGTCGTCGATCGGCAGGCCTTCGATCAGCAGCGCTTGGTTGTAGAGAAGACCGGTGTATAAGCTGAACTTTTCTTTATCGTTTTCAAACGCGGCCTGCAATGTGTCAAATACCTCGTGATTTGTATTGATCTCAAGCACTTTATCCGCTTTGACATGCTGATTATCAGGCATCGCATTTAGAATTTTTTCCATCTCAATGGTGACTTCGCCGTCAGCCGCGAGACATACGGAATGGGTTTTTAATCGTTTTGACGGCCTGACGTTTTTCACCTTGCCTGATAAAATGTTTTTCATTTCCTCAAACAGCTCTTTATATTGGTTCTCATCTGCATCTGATTGGTTTTGATCATCTTCTGATTCAATACCAAGGTCTCCGCTTGATACGGATTTAAATTCTTTTTCTTCGTAATTCGCCAGCATTTTGATGGCAAATTCATCGATATCTTCCGTGAAATATAAAATTTCATAGCCTTTCTCAGACACAAGCTCTGTCTGTGGAAGCTTTTCAATCCGCTCATACGATTCGCCAGACGCATAATAAATATATTTCTGATCCTCAGGCATTCTTGACACATACTCATCAAGCGTCACAAGCTTTTTCTCTTTGGACGAGTAGAACATTAAGAGGTCCTTCAGCACGTCTTTGTTGGCGCCGAAATCATTGTAGATGCCGAACTTAAGCTGTCTGCCGAATGATTGGTAAAAAGCCTCATACGTGTCGCGGTTGTTTTTCAGCAGGCTTTTCAGCTCGTTTTTGATTTTCTTGCTGATGTTTTTGGCGATCAGCTTCAGCTGCCTGTCATGCTGGAGCATCTCTCTTGAGATGTTGAGGGATAAATCCTCTGAATCGACCATACCCTTGACAAAGCTGAAATGATCCGGAAGCAGATCCGGGCATTTGTTCATGATCAACACGCCGTTTGAGTACAGCTCCAAGCCCTTCTCGAATTCTTTTGAATAGTAGTTAAACGGAATGTTTTCCGGAATAAACAGGATCGCCTGGTATCTCACCGCACCGTCGACGCTCGTATGGATATGGGCGAGAGGCTTGTCAAATCCGTAGTGCTTTTCCGCATAAAACGCTTCATAATCCTCATCTGTCAGCTCGGTTTTATTCTTTCGCCAAATCGGCACCATGCTGTTGACCGTCTGTTCTTCCTGAACTTCTTCAAATTCATTTTCGGCGTCCTCTTTCGGCTTGTTGACGGTGACATCCATCTTGATCGGATAGCGGATGAAATCAGAGTATGTTTTGATGATGTTTTTCAGCCGATGGACTTCCAAGTATTCTTCATATTGTTCATCCTCAGTGTTCTCTTTCAGCTTCAAAATGACATCTGTTCCGACCGATTCCTTTGTGCACGGCTCAATCGTGTAGCCGTCCGCCCCGGCGGACTCCCATTTATACGCCTCATCACTGCCGAGCGCCTTTGTGATGACAGTGACAACATCAGCCACCATAAAAGCGGCGTAAAAGCCGACGCCGAACTGGCCGATGATATCGTGCCCGTCTTTCGGTTCATTTTCATGTTTAAACGTAAGGGAGCCGCTTTTGGCGATCGTTCCAAGGTGCTCCTCGAGCTCTTCCTTTGTCATGCCGATCCCGGTGTCCGATACGGTCAGTGTTCTGTTTTGTTTGTCGGCCGAGATTTTAATGTAATAATCATCTTTGTTAAACGTCAAAGCGTCGTCTGTGAGCGCTTTATAGTAAATTTTGTCGATGGCATCGCTCGCATTTGAAACAAGCTCTCTTAAGAAGACCTCCCTTTGGGAATAAATCGAGTTGATCATGATGTCCAGCAATCTTTTAGACTCTGCTTTAAATTCTTTTTTAGCCACCTGTTCTCTCTCCTTTTTGATTGAAGAATATGTAGATCAATGGTTGCTCTTTTGTTCACATCTTAAATATCACACCGCATAGCGGATGTCAATATATAGGCATGCCGGATTGACATCCCGCCTCCTTCTTCATATAATTTGATGTGAAGGAAATGTTAACTAAAATGAGGTGGAAAGGAATGGAAATCTTATCAACTGTTCTTATTAGAGATTTGGCTTAAGATGGGAGAAGTCTGCCCTTTTTTAGAAAGCCATCTCGTGAACAGTTTGATACGGTTTCAAATCCTTTCTTGCTATATTTGATATGTAGTGGGTAAGGTGTGTTCGCCTTACCCGCTTTTTTATACAACAGGATATTGATGGTTCACGCTGTTCTCTTTAGATGGCTTATGTTGAAAAAAGCCAAAAGGAGAGAATCACCATGAGTATTGTTCAAGCTGCGAATCTCACTTATATGCACGGGGATCGCATCATTCTTCAAAACGTCAGCTTTCGCCTGCTGAGGGGTGAACACGCCGGACTCGTCGGTCGAAACGGAGCCGGCAAGTCGACCTTTCTCCGCCTCTTGACAGGAAGCCTTTTGCCCGACAAGGGAAACATTGAATGGCTGCCAAGCGTACGGCCCGGCTATCTTGAACAACATGCCGGACTGACGAAGGGCACGACCGTTCTTCAATACTTGGAAAAGGCGTTTCATCACCTATTTGCCATGGAAAAAGAAATGAATCTGCTTGCAGAACAAATGGCAGATGCCGCTTGCAACCTGGATGGCCTGCTGAAAAGGTACGGTGATCTCCAGGCTGAATTGGAGAAGTCGGGATTTTACCAAATCGGCGCAAAAATTGAGGACACCGCACAAGGCCTCGGCT is a window encoding:
- the glpT gene encoding glycerol-3-phosphate transporter; protein product: MLKLFKPAPPIERLPEERIDPEYKKLRLQVFLGIFIGYAAYYLIRKNFSLAMPYLIEEGFSKSALGFALSALSISYGLSKFVMATISDRSNPRMFLPAGLILSAVISLLMGFVPFFTSSIAIMFIMLFLNGWFQGMGWPPSGRVLVHWFSVSERGNKTAIWNVAHNVGGGLMAPIAVAGVAAFSGIAGNSVTGYEGVFILPALVAIVVALISYLLIRDTPQSVGLPPIEEYRNDYSSKEKKTFETELSTKDILFKYVLNNKWVWAIALANIFVYFVRYGVLDWAPTYLSEEKGFDMSKSSVAYFLYEWAGIPGTLLCGWISDKWFKGRRGPAGFVFMLGVLIAVLVYWFNPAGNPMIDMASLIAIGFLIYGPVMLIGLQALDFVPKKAAGTAAGLTGLFGYLGGTLTANALMGVIVDASGWDAGFTLLTASCAIAAIIFAMTWNVRGQEVVKH
- a CDS encoding putative holin-like toxin — protein: MAVESAIQLMLIFGILIVATMSSDKKSKTVLAAKRRRSYFQAEADSFTGAILLSIG
- the htpG gene encoding molecular chaperone HtpG, which produces MAKKEFKAESKRLLDIMINSIYSQREVFLRELVSNASDAIDKIYYKALTDDALTFNKDDYYIKISADKQNRTLTVSDTGIGMTKEELEEHLGTIAKSGSLTFKHENEPKDGHDIIGQFGVGFYAAFMVADVVTVITKALGSDEAYKWESAGADGYTIEPCTKESVGTDVILKLKENTEDEQYEEYLEVHRLKNIIKTYSDFIRYPIKMDVTVNKPKEDAENEFEEVQEEQTVNSMVPIWRKNKTELTDEDYEAFYAEKHYGFDKPLAHIHTSVDGAVRYQAILFIPENIPFNYYSKEFEKGLELYSNGVLIMNKCPDLLPDHFSFVKGMVDSEDLSLNISREMLQHDRQLKLIAKNISKKIKNELKSLLKNNRDTYEAFYQSFGRQLKFGIYNDFGANKDVLKDLLMFYSSKEKKLVTLDEYVSRMPEDQKYIYYASGESYERIEKLPQTELVSEKGYEILYFTEDIDEFAIKMLANYEEKEFKSVSSGDLGIESEDDQNQSDADENQYKELFEEMKNILSGKVKNVRPSKRLKTHSVCLAADGEVTIEMEKILNAMPDNQHVKADKVLEINTNHEVFDTLQAAFENDKEKFSLYTGLLYNQALLIEGLPIDDPVEFTNDICKVMA